DNA from Xanthomonas hyacinthi:
CGTGCGGTGGCGGTGCTCCGTCTCGCCGGCGCCGCCCAGCCGGTCGCGGTGGCCGTGCCCCGGCCGGTCGTCGCGGTCGCGTCCCGGCCGGTGCCGGCCAGGGCCGCGGTGCGCTCGGTCGCCGCCACTCGCGCGCCGGCCAAGAAGGCGCCGGCGCCGGCCGCGCGGCCGCTCGCACGCAGCAGGTCCGGTGCGCTGGCGGAAAGTGCGCAGTGGGAGGAGTTCTGAGCCTGCGCCACGGCGGCAACCGAGGTCCTGGCTGGCAACGACGCCGATGCGGCAGCGCATCGGCGTCGTCGTTTGGTCCATGCACGCATGCGTGCGTGGCGGTGGACAGTAGCGCTGTTCACCGGACGACGGAGATTTGGCCCTGGACCCGCCAGCGCAGCGGCGGCCGCCCGCAGGCAAGCCGGCAGCCGGGTCGTGCCGCTCAGCCGGTGGCGATCGTGCGCGAGCCGAGAATGATCATGCGCAGCATCGCGCTGATCTGGCGGATCAGCTCCGGATCCTTCTCCGGCGGCAGGTCCATCGCGGTGGCGCCCATCGCGAACACCAGCCGGGTGATCGCCTTGGACACCAGCGCCGGCTCGTGCAGCGGCGCAGCGTCGATCGCCGCCAGGCGGATCAGGTCCACGCGCAGTTCTTCCTCGAAGTAGTTCAGCTCGCGGTCCACCGCGCGCTTGAACGCATCCGAACCCACCGTGCCCTCGCGCAGCAGCACGTGCAGCAGCTTGTCGTCGGCGCGCAACTGCTCCATGAAGGTCTCCACCGAGCTGAGGATGACGCTGCGGTTGCTGCCGGCCGCGCGCTGCCGGGCCTGGCCGATGATGGTGCGCAGCGAACTGCCGGCCAGGTCGATCAGCGCCACCGCCAGTTCGTCCATGTCGCGGAACTGGCGATAGAAGCTGTTCGGGGCGATGCCGGCCTCGCGGGTCACCTCGCGCAGGCTCAGCGTGGACACGCTGCGGTGCGGCCCGATCAGCTTCAACGCCGCCGCCAGCAGGTCTTCGCGCGAGATCGCGCTCTTGCGCGCGGGCAGCGCATCCTCGGGCAGGGGCAGGGGGGTGGAGGTCATGGACGGGCTGGGCGAGGCAAGGCAGGGATCATAGCGCCTTCGTGAATATACAACTGTATAGACATCTGTATCTGCGCCTGTATAGTGGCAGCCATGAACGCTGCCCGCCGTCCTGCCTCCGCCCGCTCCGCCACCCGCGCCCTGCGCGCCTGGGTGCAGCCGGAGGTGTTCGATTTCTGGTCCACACGGATCCATCCGCTGTGGACCTGGCAGCGTCCGCGCGCGCGGCTGCTGCAGCGCGAACGCGCCAGCAGCGACGCGGTGACCCTGATCCTCAAGGCCAACCGCCACTGGCGCGGCCTGCGCGCCGGCCAGCACGTGCAGCTGGGCGTGGAGATCGACGGGCGCCGCCTGACCCGCAGCTACAGCCCCACGCCGCTGCCGGGCGGACGCCTGGCGATCACGGTCAAGGCGATCGACGGCGGCCGCGTCAGCCAGTACCTGGCCGACGCCGCGCGGATCGGTGAGACCTTCGAACTGGGCCAGGCGTTCGGCGACATGGTGCTGCCCGCCGCGCCGCAGGGACGCTGGCTGCTGCTGGCCGCCGGCAGCGGCATCACCCCGATGCGCGCGCTGCTGCGGCAGCTGGCCGCGGCCGGCATGCCCGCCGACGTGGACCTGATCTACTGGGCGCGGCGCCGCGAGCAACTGTGCTTCGTCGAGGAACTGCAGGCGCTGGCCGCCGCCTACTCGCGTTTCCGCCTGCAACTGGCGATCACCGGCGAAGGCGCCACGCCAGCGCCGCGCGTGGACAGCTTGCCACTGGCGCACCTGGCCGGGCTGGGGCAGGCGCAGGTGCTGGCCTGCGGTCCCGGCGGTTTCGTGCAGGCCGCGCGTACCCGCCTGGAGGGCAATGTCGCGCGCTTCCAGGCCGAGGCGTTCAGTCCGCCGCTGCTGGCCGATGCCGAACACGGCACGGTCGCGGTGACGCTGGCGCGTAGCGGCCGTGTGCTACAGCTGCCGCGTGGGCAATCGCTGCTCAGCGCGCTGGAAGCCGAAGGCCTGCGCCCGAAGCACGGCTGCCGCATGGGCATCTGCAACAGCTGCGCCTGCGGCAAGCAGTCCGGCGCGACCCGCGACCTGCTCACCGGCGCGCATGCCACCGAACCAGGCTCGATGCTGAAGCTGTGCATCAACAGCGCCAGCAGCGACCTGATCCTGGACCTTTGAAGGACTTGCCCATGGCTGCTCCCCGCAACCGCGCACTGACCCCGGCCGACCTGCAGGCCTTCGGCGACGAACTCGACGCGCTGCGCGTGCGCACCGTCGCCACCCTGGGCGCGGCCGACGCGCGCTACATCCGCCGCATCGTCGCCGCGGTGCGCTACACCGGCCTGGCCGGGCGCGCGCTGCTGTTCCTGGGCGCGTTCGTGCACAGCGTGCTGTGGCCGGCGTGGATCGCCGGCGTGGCGCTGCTGACCCTGTCCAAGAT
Protein-coding regions in this window:
- a CDS encoding ferredoxin reductase, with protein sequence MNAARRPASARSATRALRAWVQPEVFDFWSTRIHPLWTWQRPRARLLQRERASSDAVTLILKANRHWRGLRAGQHVQLGVEIDGRRLTRSYSPTPLPGGRLAITVKAIDGGRVSQYLADAARIGETFELGQAFGDMVLPAAPQGRWLLLAAGSGITPMRALLRQLAAAGMPADVDLIYWARRREQLCFVEELQALAAAYSRFRLQLAITGEGATPAPRVDSLPLAHLAGLGQAQVLACGPGGFVQAARTRLEGNVARFQAEAFSPPLLADAEHGTVAVTLARSGRVLQLPRGQSLLSALEAEGLRPKHGCRMGICNSCACGKQSGATRDLLTGAHATEPGSMLKLCINSASSDLILDL
- the fabR gene encoding HTH-type transcriptional repressor FabR; its protein translation is MTSTPLPLPEDALPARKSAISREDLLAAALKLIGPHRSVSTLSLREVTREAGIAPNSFYRQFRDMDELAVALIDLAGSSLRTIIGQARQRAAGSNRSVILSSVETFMEQLRADDKLLHVLLREGTVGSDAFKRAVDRELNYFEEELRVDLIRLAAIDAAPLHEPALVSKAITRLVFAMGATAMDLPPEKDPELIRQISAMLRMIILGSRTIATG